A genomic segment from Malus domestica chromosome 05, GDT2T_hap1 encodes:
- the LOC103400670 gene encoding probable glycosyltransferase At5g03795: MKPPLNNMKPNYLLWSSSYSVLILAFVVPFFVISVLVSSLGFTSLLSWSWRFGNVLETEDYASSSSLAFSATATPPRWPPQVLEAAAQAHNITSSSKPNEEVVPHQNIGEKQGMVWINGTEFDETNGTSAIITSTPIKRYSRLEKLEANLAGVRGSIREAARVRNLTSTHEDPDYVPHGPIYRNANAFHRSYLEMEKHFKIFVYGEGEPPIFHNGPCKSIYSTEGRSIHEMEMENVYRTRDPDEALVYFLPFSVVMLVQYLYVADSHDTQPIGRAVIDYVNVISDKHPFWNRSLGADHFMLSCHHWGPSTSAYVPNLYHNSIRVLCNANTSEGFNPSKDVSFPEIHLRTGETEGLLGGLSPSRRSILAFFAGRLSGHIRYLLLNEWKEKDQDVQVYDQFPNGVSYESMLKKNRFCLCPSGYEVASPRVVEAIYAECVPVLISDSYVPPFSDVLEWKSFSVQVKVKDIPNIKRILKGISQSQYLRMQRRVKQVQRHFVVNGLLE, from the exons ATGAAACCTCCTCTCAACAACATGAAGCCAAATTATTTGTTGTGGTCGTCTTCTTATTCAGTTTTGATTCTAGCTTTTGTGGTGCCATTTTTTGTAATATCCGTGCTGGTATCCAGTTTGGGCTTCACGAGTTTGCTCTCGTGGTCATGGAGATTTGGTAACGTATTGGAGACTGAAGACtatgcttcttcttcatcactAGCTTTCTCTGCAACTGCAACACCACCAAGGTGGCCTCCTCAAGTTCTTGAAGCTGCTGCACAAGCTCATAACATCACTTCTTCCTCAAAACCAAATGAAGAAGTTGTCCCTCATCAAAATATT GGAGAAAAACAAGGAATGGTGTGGATCAATGGTACAGAATTTGATGAAACCAATGGGACGTCGGCTATAATAACTAGTACACCAATAAAGAGATATAGCAGGTTGGAGAAACTTGAAGCAAATTTGGCCGGAGTTCGGGGTTCCATAAGAGAAGCTGCTCGAGTTCGAAATCTAACTTCTACCCATGAAGATCCAGACTATGTTCCTCATGGACCAATTTACAGGAATGCAAATGCTTTTCACAG GAGTTACTTGGAGATGGAAAAGCATTTCAAGATATTTGTATACGGAGAAGGAGAGCCACCAATATTTCACAACGGTCCATGCAAAAGCATATATTCGACAGAAGGGAGATCTATCCATGAAATGGAAATGGAGAATGTTTACAGAACAAGAGATCCAGATGAGGCCCTCGTTTATTTTCTTCCCTTCAGCGTGGTGATGTTGGTGCAGTACCTGTATGTGGCCGACTCCCATGACACTCAGCCCATCGGACGAGCTGTCATCGACTATGTCAACGTCATTTCTGATAAGCATCCCTTTTGGAATCGAAGCCTTGGTGCTGATCACTTTATGCTTTCTTGTCACCATTGG GGGCCGAGCACATCTGCTTATGTTCCTAATTTATACCACAACTCCATAAGAGTGTTATGCAATGCAAACACATCTGAAGGATTCAACCCCTCAAAAGATGTCTCATTTCCGGAAATCCATCTCCGAACGGGGGAAACCGAAGGACTTCTCGGTGGTCTCTCCCCATCTCGAAGGTCGATTCTTGCATTCTTCGCAGGCCGGCTAAGCGGCCACATAAGGTACCTGCTTCTAAACGAATGGAAAGAAAAAGACCAAGACGTGCAAGTTTACGACCAATTCCCCAACGGAGTATCCTATGAATCAATGCTGAAGAAGAACAGGTTCTGCTTGTGCCCTAGTGGTTACGAAGTGGCAAGCCCGAGAGTGGTGGAAGCCATATACGCAGAGTGTGTTCCAGTGTTGATTTCGGACAGCTATGTTCCGCCGTTCAGCGATGTTCTGGAGTGGAAGTCGTTTTCTGTGCAAGTGAAAGTGAAGGACATACCAAACATCAAAAGGATACTGAAGGGAATATCACAAAGTCAGTACTTGAGAATGCAGAGGAGAGTGAAGCAGGTGCAGAGGCATTTTGTGGTGAATGGACTGTTGGAATGA
- the LOC139195700 gene encoding uncharacterized mitochondrial protein AtMg00810-like, whose translation MDFPPGYSNGGKMGVCRLRKYLYGVKQSPCAWFRRFTHAMRKNGDYQSHSDHTLFVKQRNGKVTALIIYVIDMIITGDDSDEIVKLEKNLSAEFEMKSLGDLKYFLGVEVACSSRGIFLSESKYVLDLLKETGMLGCKPVDTSIVEKHYLGIYPDQEPVDKGKYQRLVGRLIYLAHTHPDIAYAINVVSQFMHSPSMDHMVVVTRILAYLKSAPGKGILYKNSSHLRIEGFTDVDWAGDVTDRRSTSGYFTFVGGNLVTWRSKKQNVVSRSSVEAEFRGMAHGICEVLWLRKLLGGLGFKAKEASSAIRTGDCKEPGKT comes from the coding sequence atggaCTTCCCTCCAGGGTATAGCAACGGAGGAAAAATGGGAGTTTGCCGATTGCGGAAGTATCTTTATGGGGTTAAGCAGTCACCATGTGCATGGTTTAGAAGGTTCACTCATGCTATGAGAAAGAATGGGGATTATCAGAGTCATTCTGATCATACTTTATTTGTGAAGCAGAGAAATGGTAAAGTAACAGCCTTGATTATTTATGTAATTGATATGATAATAACAGGTGATGATTCAGATGAAATTGTCAAACTGGAGAAGAACCTTTCtgctgagtttgagatgaagagtTTGGGTGACTTGAAGtatttccttggtgtggaagtTGCTTGTTCGTCCAGAGGTATTTTCCTATCTGAAAGTAAATATGTTCTAGATTTATTGAAGGAAACAGGTATGCTTGGGTGTAAACCTGTGGATACTTCCATTGTGGAGAAACATTACTTGGGAATTTATCCGGATCAAGAACCAGTGGATAAAGGAAAATATCAAAGACTGGTAGGAAGACTAATTTACTTAGCCCATACCCATCCAGATATAGCCTATGCAATTAATGTGgtgagtcagtttatgcactcaccgAGTATGGATCATATGGTAGTTGTTACGCGGATTTTAGCTTATTTGAAGTCGGCTCCAGGAAAAGgaattttgtataaaaattcCAGTCATCTGAGGATTGAAGGATTTACTGATGTTGATTGGGCAGGTGATGTAACTGATAGACGCTCTACTTCTGGGTACTTTACGTTTGTTGGCGGAAATCTAGTTACTTGGAGGAGCAAGAAGCAAAATGTGGTGTCAAGGTCGTCAGTTGAGGCTGAATTCAGAGGTATGGCACATGGAATATGTGAAGTCCTTTGGTTACGTAAGTTACTTGGCGGTCTAGGTTTCAAAGCAAAGGAGGCGTCAAGTGCAATCCGCACGGGAGATTGCAAAGAACCTGGTAAAACATGA